Proteins co-encoded in one Camelus bactrianus isolate YW-2024 breed Bactrian camel chromosome 6, ASM4877302v1, whole genome shotgun sequence genomic window:
- the LOC141578027 gene encoding uncharacterized protein LOC141578027, with the protein MERPIHRVRGCRRPQEPPPPIVHAAPQSWGHPPPPKAAAGRARADWAGRAGSLALARRGDQCAERECSPQHEGAAGRSPCLRARPLGRPGHLRRGYLLKLPVPAAARRPPPAGRRSRLRAVPRPQRRSHARDHLTRTWLRPSPADPRGRGLRGPGPPPSQPVFPLAAADPSAGCSRHGWGCPSSHPARPSPPLAPTSLALCVPALCAGSLILKPQVDPFLSPIGPPQLQPLVGGTCLFPGRVQHRPAGRGCGLIGRLRRDGWILKGKAEPSFKPEGLKETAPFVCRGVVGTPLGRTCVLDPTVCLCPGHQVDQLPLPSGQIAPPLLLP; encoded by the exons GGGTGCGGGGCTGCCGCCGCCCGCAGGAGCCGCCGCCACCTATTGTTCATGCGGCTCCGCAGAGCTGGGGGCACCCCCCTCCCCCGAAGGCGGCCGCAGGTAGGGCCCGGGCTGACTGGGCGGGGAGAGCGGGCTCGCTGGCGCTGGCGCGGCGCGGCGACCAGTGCGCCGAGCGCGAGTGCTCACCGCAGCATGAGGGCGCGGCGGGCCGGAGCCCCTGCCTTCGCGCTCGCCCCCTGGGGCGGCCTGGCCACCTCCGCCGCGGGTACCTGCTCAAGCTGCCGGtgcccgccgccgcccgccggccGCCGCCCGCTGGCCGCCGCTCCCGACTCCGCGCCGTGCCCCGCCCCCAGCGCCGCTCGCACGCCCGGGACCACCTGACGCGGACCTGGCTCCGCCCCAGCCCTGCGGACCCGAGAGGGCGGGGCTTGCGGGGCCCGGGTCCTCCCCCGAGCCAACCTGTCTTCCCATTGGCCGCCGCTGACCCGTCTGCAGGTTGCTCCCGCCACGGTTGGGGCTGCCCCTCTAGCCACCCGGCCCGCCCTTCTCCACCCCTTGCGCCTACGTCGCTCGCTCTCTGCGTCCCCGCCCTCTGTGCGGGCTCTCTCATTCTCAAACCCCAGGTTGACCCATTTCTCTCTCCCATTGGCCCGCCGCAGCTCCAGCCATTGGTCGGAGGTACCTGTCTGTTTCCTGGGAGAGTTCAGCACCGCCCGGCTGGAAGAGGCTGCGGCCTCATTGGGCGCCTGAGGAGGGATGGGTGGATCCTAAAAGGTAAAGCCGAGCCCTCATTCAAACCCGAAGGGCTGAAAGAGACCGCTCCCTTTGTTTGCCGCGGAGTGGTAGGGACTCCGTTGGGCCGCACCTGTGTTCTTGATCCCACA GTCTGCCTCTGTCCTGGTCACCAGGTGGATCAGCTTCCGCTCCCGTCCGGCCAAATTGCACCCCCACTCCTACTTCCGTAA